One Pseudomonadota bacterium DNA segment encodes these proteins:
- a CDS encoding PadR family transcriptional regulator, with amino-acid sequence MDWSRHTSDLLRGHIDTILLKLLLGGDKYGYELTKLVFEGSGRAFEVKEATMYSSLKRLEQEGSIQTYWGDETQGGRRKYCRITPEGRAAYDAKKKDWEQARKILDRLL; translated from the coding sequence ATGGATTGGAGCAGGCACACCTCGGACCTCCTTCGCGGTCACATCGACACGATCCTCCTCAAGCTGCTGCTCGGCGGGGACAAGTACGGATACGAGCTGACGAAGCTGGTCTTCGAGGGTTCCGGGCGAGCCTTCGAGGTGAAGGAGGCGACGATGTACTCGTCCCTCAAGCGGTTGGAGCAGGAGGGCTCCATCCAGACCTACTGGGGGGACGAGACCCAAGGCGGGCGCCGCAAGTACTGCCGCATCACCCCCGAGGGCCGTGCCGCCTACGACGCCAAAAAGAAGGACTGGGAGCAGGCCAGGAAGATCCTGGATCGACTGCTCTGA
- a CDS encoding PAS domain S-box protein, protein MQEDTNGGRAGIVVEDPRSAQDACKSLAQNIPGIVYRVHLRERSRMEFLNDMLAELTGYSPQDLVHGEVCSIDPLIHPDDRPRVVRAVGIAIEKNEPFVVEYRFRTRKGDMLHFEERGRPTRGADGNPLFVEGVIFDVTERRRREEQQRRTVEALKLSEEKYRTLTESLPVGVYEFDIQGRFLYVNRTAAETFGYSLEEALTLRVSDLITEENRAASMADVAQIMQGASIAGQRTFFRKDGTKFIGEIHSGPIIAEGRIVGIRGILFDITIKRRLEEELARSDKLESIGLLAGGIAHDFNNILTAILGNLSLAQDYVSDDGKAFHLMGETEKACLRARALTRQLLSFSKSKEPRKKTVLVEPLLREAVDFALHGANIRAEFRLQPDLSPIEADEGQITQVLNNLVINAVQAMPHGGLIRIEAANVAASAQGEGPLASGQYVKLQIHDQGSGISPEDLHRIFNPYFTTKKTGSGLGLAICHSIVKQHDGHIEALSSPGEGTTFNVYLPVATKRATVDKPPESPHVAGNGRILVMDDEDCVREVACRILNALGYETEAASDGAVAIDMFARARESGPGFDAVLMDLTVPGGMGGAEAAERIRERFPDAKIVITTGYPIDSVLTDCTLRDSAGFLVKPYTVEEIRAVMQSALA, encoded by the coding sequence ATGCAGGAAGACACGAACGGCGGGCGGGCTGGGATAGTTGTTGAAGATCCGCGATCTGCTCAGGATGCTTGCAAGTCGCTCGCGCAGAACATCCCCGGCATCGTCTACCGGGTCCACTTGCGCGAGCGAAGCCGGATGGAGTTCCTCAACGACATGCTGGCGGAGCTTACGGGCTACTCTCCGCAGGACCTCGTCCACGGCGAGGTCTGCTCGATCGACCCGCTGATCCACCCGGACGACCGGCCCCGCGTCGTCCGCGCTGTCGGCATCGCGATCGAAAAGAACGAACCGTTCGTTGTGGAGTACCGCTTCAGAACGCGGAAGGGCGACATGCTCCACTTCGAGGAGCGCGGGCGGCCGACGCGCGGGGCGGACGGGAATCCGCTGTTTGTCGAAGGCGTGATCTTCGATGTGACGGAACGCCGGCGAAGGGAGGAGCAGCAGCGCCGGACGGTCGAGGCGCTCAAGCTGAGCGAGGAGAAGTACAGGACGCTGACCGAGTCGCTGCCCGTCGGCGTCTACGAGTTCGACATTCAAGGACGGTTCCTCTACGTCAACAGGACCGCCGCGGAGACTTTCGGATACTCCCTCGAGGAGGCGCTCACCTTGCGCGTCTCGGACCTCATCACGGAGGAGAACCGGGCCGCCTCCATGGCCGACGTCGCCCAGATCATGCAGGGTGCGAGCATCGCCGGACAGCGCACCTTCTTCCGAAAGGACGGGACGAAGTTCATAGGCGAGATCCACTCCGGTCCCATCATCGCCGAAGGACGGATCGTGGGCATTCGGGGCATCCTGTTCGACATCACGATCAAGCGCCGTCTGGAGGAGGAGCTCGCGAGATCGGACAAGCTCGAGTCGATAGGCCTGCTCGCCGGCGGGATCGCCCACGACTTCAACAACATCCTCACCGCTATCCTGGGCAACCTGAGCCTGGCGCAGGACTATGTCTCGGACGATGGCAAGGCGTTTCACCTCATGGGAGAGACGGAAAAAGCGTGCCTTCGGGCCCGCGCGTTGACACGCCAGCTGCTCTCGTTTTCCAAAAGCAAAGAGCCGAGGAAGAAGACCGTTCTGGTCGAACCGCTGCTCCGGGAGGCCGTCGATTTCGCCCTACATGGTGCGAATATCCGGGCGGAGTTCCGGCTGCAGCCCGACCTCTCGCCCATAGAAGCCGACGAGGGACAGATCACACAGGTACTGAACAACCTGGTGATCAACGCCGTTCAGGCGATGCCGCATGGCGGCCTGATACGGATCGAAGCCGCAAACGTCGCCGCCTCGGCGCAGGGCGAGGGTCCGCTCGCGAGTGGCCAGTACGTGAAGCTCCAGATCCACGATCAGGGATCTGGCATTTCCCCCGAGGACCTGCACAGGATTTTCAACCCCTACTTCACCACGAAGAAGACCGGGAGCGGTCTCGGGCTCGCCATCTGCCACTCGATAGTGAAACAGCATGATGGACACATCGAGGCCCTGTCGTCGCCGGGCGAGGGCACGACGTTCAACGTCTACCTGCCGGTCGCGACAAAGAGAGCGACGGTCGACAAACCGCCGGAGAGCCCTCACGTCGCAGGCAACGGCCGCATCCTGGTGATGGACGACGAAGACTGCGTCCGCGAGGTCGCGTGCCGCATCCTGAACGCGCTCGGCTACGAGACGGAGGCGGCGTCCGACGGCGCGGTTGCGATCGACATGTTTGCCCGTGCTCGGGAGTCGGGTCCCGGCTTCGACGCCGTGCTCATGGACCTGACGGTTCCAGGCGGCATGGGTGGTGCGGAAGCCGCGGAGCGGATCAGGGAGCGGTTCCCGGACGCGAAGATCGTCATCACGACCGGCTACCCGATCGATTCCGTTCTCACGGATTGTACCTTGCGCGACAGCGCGGGTTTTCTCGTCAAGCCCTACACCGTCGAGGAGATAAGGGCGGTCATGCAATCCGCGCTCGCCTGA
- a CDS encoding cold shock domain-containing protein, with product MQEIVTPEAHHFQSIWKLKDNPFVFYSAENLEESAVLDLFVADPESSLGAFSYNVNNIIRGKYGCGKTMCLRAVEAFCFSQAIVDLIQVGHTPVIPVKVNLSEIATISEPEEIYKAIILRVFKSLIDAGRKIEHYVRNPGWFSAFREWRDKLTRQGLFAQDIRYTQLSASSVSQQAEKSFRLGASTPGGGFLQAILDLSKSYTETVVTQPRVSIVEINEFHEKYLKKYCDRVLLLFDEVGSLNPSFFVTKGNAPSQYENLLNQLRTSHHIFYKLCVYPGHYSDAIQESRYGVRINLDYSITDFQSFAKYLGLCESIMNKYVRASQYPGDKRKLEDIIEIANVVDNKVGKSTSFSCVKGNGNALEQLCFGSGGIVRRLFSLSAKAMMISSRQERNSPKVDRISVYRALEEYGRELLNRHSTIERNHLVPLLDTCRKEETYRFYAELDASSILKPFLSKTQQDSILYISEHENSSHPAVYEFDYGFCVSQNLPTHSHNLGNKTCEARTLDHSKWISKVADVTDTILSLSGMSRGVILKYFSEKRFGFIKCDPEQPDVFFHVNDIMDFGPFSEDTLKEGIRARFAIGEGAKGTKARSIVLEEQKKN from the coding sequence ATGCAAGAAATAGTGACCCCTGAAGCTCATCATTTCCAGAGTATTTGGAAGCTGAAAGACAATCCATTTGTTTTCTATAGTGCAGAGAATCTTGAAGAATCTGCAGTTCTAGATCTGTTTGTTGCCGATCCGGAATCTAGCCTCGGAGCGTTTAGTTACAACGTCAACAATATAATTCGCGGGAAGTATGGATGTGGAAAAACGATGTGTCTGCGTGCAGTGGAGGCGTTCTGCTTCTCGCAAGCAATAGTTGATCTGATTCAAGTTGGTCACACACCTGTTATTCCCGTCAAAGTGAATCTTTCAGAAATAGCTACCATTTCTGAGCCTGAAGAGATCTACAAGGCAATCATTCTTAGGGTATTCAAATCCTTAATTGATGCGGGGAGAAAGATCGAGCATTATGTTCGAAATCCAGGTTGGTTCTCCGCGTTCCGAGAATGGCGGGACAAATTGACACGCCAAGGTTTGTTTGCACAAGACATCCGATATACGCAGCTTTCTGCCAGTTCCGTTTCACAGCAAGCAGAAAAGTCGTTTAGATTGGGCGCATCCACTCCGGGGGGAGGATTTCTTCAAGCAATATTAGATCTTTCAAAATCCTATACTGAAACAGTCGTTACACAACCCCGTGTGTCAATAGTTGAGATAAACGAATTTCATGAAAAGTATTTGAAGAAATACTGTGACCGGGTTCTTCTGCTATTTGATGAAGTAGGTAGTTTGAATCCATCCTTTTTCGTAACCAAAGGAAATGCTCCAAGTCAGTATGAGAATCTATTGAATCAATTGCGCACAAGTCATCATATCTTTTACAAATTATGTGTGTATCCAGGACATTATAGTGATGCCATTCAAGAGTCTCGCTACGGCGTCAGGATAAATCTGGACTATTCTATTACTGATTTTCAATCCTTTGCGAAGTATCTAGGTTTGTGCGAGTCGATAATGAACAAGTATGTTCGAGCCTCTCAATATCCCGGAGACAAAAGAAAGTTAGAGGATATCATTGAAATTGCAAATGTTGTTGATAATAAAGTTGGCAAGTCAACCTCTTTCTCATGCGTAAAAGGTAATGGAAATGCTCTTGAGCAATTGTGCTTCGGATCGGGGGGTATCGTACGGCGCCTTTTCTCTCTGTCTGCAAAAGCAATGATGATCTCTTCTAGACAGGAAAGAAATAGTCCGAAAGTTGACAGGATATCCGTTTATAGAGCGTTGGAGGAGTATGGCAGGGAACTGTTGAACAGGCACAGTACAATAGAGCGGAATCATTTGGTTCCGTTGCTAGACACCTGTAGAAAGGAAGAGACTTACCGATTCTACGCGGAACTGGATGCGAGTTCAATACTCAAACCGTTCCTTTCTAAAACACAACAGGATAGTATCCTCTATATCTCTGAACATGAGAATTCGTCACATCCTGCAGTGTATGAATTCGATTATGGGTTCTGCGTGTCACAGAATCTGCCGACCCATTCGCATAATTTGGGAAACAAAACATGTGAAGCTAGAACTCTGGATCACTCAAAATGGATTAGTAAGGTTGCTGATGTCACGGACACGATTCTTAGTCTATCTGGAATGTCCAGAGGTGTGATCTTGAAGTATTTCAGTGAAAAGAGATTTGGGTTTATCAAGTGCGATCCAGAGCAACCTGATGTCTTCTTTCACGTCAATGACATTATGGATTTTGGACCATTCAGCGAGGACACCCTAAAAGAAGGAATTCGGGCGCGATTCGCTATAGGAGAGGGAGCTAAAGGAACGAAGGCCAGATCTATTGTACTTGAGGAGCAAAAAAAGAATTAA
- a CDS encoding fibro-slime domain-containing protein, producing MTMKWSGMVLALAAAMFAGCDGGEAPGSAGTDTDTDGDSDSDSDSDSDVDSDTDTDSDSDGGADTDECESLVEVTYHDFADEHPDFGCHMSGAGITYGLVLDTLDADRKPQYNPDIPAVTGGSNPMITSAETFAQWFHSVDGVNTTSTGTLPLVEDPPGSGVYKYESTDYVVVPGQGSFTSEIHSEFVYETGQVFTFSGDDDVWIFIDGTLAVDVGGLHTEETGSIDLDTLGLTPGETYNIDMFHAERCYPVSVFKLQTSIDCFTPVVVE from the coding sequence ATGACCATGAAGTGGAGCGGGATGGTGCTGGCTTTGGCGGCGGCGATGTTCGCCGGGTGCGATGGAGGCGAGGCGCCCGGCAGCGCGGGGACGGACACCGACACGGACGGCGATTCCGATTCCGATTCGGACTCTGATTCCGATGTCGACTCGGACACGGACACCGACTCGGACTCGGACGGCGGCGCGGACACCGACGAATGCGAGAGCCTGGTCGAGGTCACGTATCACGATTTCGCCGACGAGCACCCCGACTTCGGCTGTCACATGTCCGGTGCGGGGATCACCTACGGCCTGGTGCTCGACACCCTCGATGCCGACCGCAAGCCCCAGTACAACCCGGACATCCCCGCCGTCACCGGCGGCTCCAACCCGATGATCACGTCGGCGGAGACGTTCGCCCAGTGGTTCCACAGCGTCGACGGGGTCAACACGACGTCGACCGGCACGCTCCCGCTCGTCGAGGATCCGCCGGGCTCCGGCGTCTACAAGTACGAGAGCACGGACTACGTCGTCGTACCCGGCCAGGGCTCCTTCACCTCGGAGATCCATTCGGAGTTCGTCTACGAAACGGGGCAGGTGTTCACGTTCTCCGGAGACGACGATGTATGGATCTTCATCGACGGGACGCTCGCGGTCGACGTCGGCGGGCTCCACACCGAGGAAACCGGCTCGATCGACCTCGACACTCTCGGCCTCACGCCCGGCGAGACCTACAACATCGACATGTTCCACGCGGAGCGCTGCTACCCCGTGAGCGTCTTCAAGCTCCAGACTTCGATCGACTGCTTCACGCCGGTCGTCGTCGAGTGA
- a CDS encoding OsmC family protein, translating to MPSEMTVHATYAGGMRVTATNGEHTLTTDYPLAPGEKAAGFRPMELILVALAACAGSAVGLLLGRMKQPMQGLDVNVRAERCDEHPTVFTAIAMEFVFRGAGLDPAAIERVIAQADDQLCPVWAMVKASTPITTTYRIVEAG from the coding sequence ATGCCGTCCGAGATGACCGTCCACGCCACGTACGCCGGTGGGATGCGGGTGACCGCGACCAACGGCGAGCACACCCTGACCACCGACTACCCGCTCGCACCGGGAGAGAAGGCGGCCGGGTTCCGGCCCATGGAGCTGATCCTTGTCGCCCTCGCCGCCTGCGCGGGCAGCGCAGTGGGGCTGCTGCTCGGCCGCATGAAGCAGCCGATGCAGGGGCTCGACGTGAACGTGCGGGCCGAGCGCTGCGACGAGCATCCGACCGTGTTCACAGCCATCGCGATGGAGTTCGTCTTCCGTGGCGCCGGGCTCGATCCCGCTGCGATCGAGCGGGTGATCGCGCAGGCCGACGATCAGCTGTGCCCGGTCTGGGCCATGGTGAAGGCGTCCACACCGATCACGACGACGTACCGCATCGTGGAGGCGGGGTAG
- a CDS encoding pentapeptide repeat-containing protein: MDDRLASFLGTAFAPYGDFPGRADVIEELLADMRERLADLKAQGMSDDEAYEAAVGGFGDVAEIMEHVPRSAGDATAPSSRTPQVSTLVLDDADLSGSVLTGADFSNSASRRTSYEGSDLTRATFKGTALRGALFAGATLTDAEFRHADLRGVRFDATDLTRARFLGAAMKGATFVGATLTDTDFGRSDLTDVSFDSMTLQGVAFDSASLRGASFKKATLRGVSFHHSAVKRAAFDGAAMDKLIFAVLKGAKARLDDVRIIGDTP; this comes from the coding sequence ATGGACGATCGACTCGCCTCATTCCTCGGCACCGCCTTCGCCCCGTATGGCGACTTCCCGGGACGCGCGGATGTCATCGAAGAGCTCCTCGCCGACATGCGGGAACGCCTCGCCGACCTCAAGGCCCAGGGCATGAGTGACGACGAAGCGTACGAGGCGGCCGTCGGTGGCTTCGGCGATGTCGCGGAGATCATGGAGCATGTCCCCCGGAGCGCGGGCGATGCCACGGCGCCGTCCTCTCGGACCCCGCAGGTGAGCACGTTGGTCCTCGATGATGCCGACCTCAGCGGATCCGTGCTGACCGGAGCGGACTTCAGCAACAGCGCGTCGCGTCGGACGAGCTACGAGGGGTCTGATCTCACTCGGGCCACGTTCAAGGGCACCGCGCTGCGAGGCGCATTGTTCGCGGGTGCCACGTTGACGGATGCGGAGTTCCGCCACGCTGATCTCCGTGGTGTGCGATTCGACGCAACGGATCTCACGCGGGCGCGATTCCTCGGAGCTGCCATGAAAGGGGCGACCTTCGTCGGAGCGACCCTCACCGACACCGATTTCGGCCGATCCGATCTCACCGACGTCTCGTTCGACTCGATGACGCTGCAAGGGGTCGCCTTCGACAGCGCTTCGCTGAGGGGAGCCTCGTTCAAGAAGGCGACGTTGCGAGGAGTGTCGTTTCACCATTCCGCCGTGAAGCGGGCGGCGTTCGACGGCGCGGCCATGGACAAGCTGATCTTCGCGGTGCTGAAGGGTGCCAAGGCGCGCCTCGATGACGTCCGGATCATCGGCGATACTCCCTAG
- a CDS encoding DUF4062 domain-containing protein: MDTGNPILEAVRVLEKRFQVFVSSTYIDLQEERRQVMQALLELDCIPSGMELFPASDEEKWELIRRVIDDCDYYILIIGGRYGSVDEHGVSYTEREYDYAAEAKKPCLCFVHASPGDIPLNKSEINPVLIPRLDAFIHKVESKMCQRYTNPDELGGKVSRSLIQLMKRKPAEGWVRSRYATDPILLSSLRERIAQLENSREMSSSKTKAATEHLQQGEDEYEITVNCSEYRGGEICSWSLVIKMTWDNVYWELGPVMIGECSEHDLKRKLAEVIVYYQPDSPEKQVDISSAHREIYDDCFHTIMIQLAALKLIEKSIKKHSVDDKSTYWTLTQYGEDYLVNMRALKKKH; this comes from the coding sequence GTGGATACTGGTAATCCCATTTTGGAGGCGGTGAGAGTTTTGGAAAAGCGGTTCCAGGTTTTTGTAAGCTCAACCTACATCGACTTGCAGGAAGAGCGACGTCAAGTGATGCAAGCTCTTCTGGAGCTTGACTGTATACCATCTGGCATGGAGTTGTTCCCAGCTTCTGATGAAGAGAAATGGGAACTCATCAGGCGAGTAATTGATGATTGCGATTACTATATTCTTATTATTGGTGGTCGCTATGGTTCTGTAGATGAGCATGGGGTTAGCTATACCGAACGAGAATACGATTATGCTGCGGAGGCAAAGAAACCATGCTTGTGTTTTGTGCACGCGTCACCGGGAGACATCCCGTTGAACAAATCCGAGATAAATCCAGTTCTGATACCTCGTTTGGATGCGTTCATACATAAAGTCGAGAGTAAAATGTGTCAACGATACACAAATCCAGACGAGCTTGGAGGAAAAGTATCACGTAGTTTAATTCAATTAATGAAAAGAAAACCCGCAGAAGGCTGGGTTCGCAGCAGGTATGCAACTGATCCGATACTGCTGAGTTCACTACGTGAACGAATAGCGCAATTGGAAAATAGTCGTGAGATGTCCTCTTCCAAAACGAAGGCAGCGACCGAACATCTTCAACAAGGCGAGGATGAATATGAGATCACGGTTAACTGCAGCGAATACCGAGGTGGTGAAATTTGTTCTTGGAGTCTAGTAATTAAAATGACTTGGGACAATGTTTATTGGGAACTTGGTCCTGTAATGATTGGCGAATGTTCTGAGCATGATTTAAAGAGAAAACTCGCAGAAGTAATTGTTTACTACCAACCTGATAGTCCTGAGAAACAAGTCGATATTTCTTCAGCCCATCGAGAAATCTATGATGACTGTTTTCATACCATTATGATTCAGTTGGCCGCTTTGAAACTAATTGAAAAAAGCATTAAAAAACATTCTGTTGATGACAAATCTACTTATTGGACACTGACTCAGTATGGGGAAGACTACCTTGTTAACATGCGTGCTTTAAAAAAGAAGCACTAG